A part of Miscanthus floridulus cultivar M001 chromosome 6, ASM1932011v1, whole genome shotgun sequence genomic DNA contains:
- the LOC136459069 gene encoding LOW QUALITY PROTEIN: pentatricopeptide repeat-containing protein At3g58590-like (The sequence of the model RefSeq protein was modified relative to this genomic sequence to represent the inferred CDS: deleted 1 base in 1 codon), with product MPRPSPPLSASLFNSLIASRARAGRVVDALSLLARMLPAGVAPTAFTFAPILASPSATACCAAQLHPHILKRGLLHCEPYSGTSLVGFFGRRGQFDEALKVFGEMTVRSVVTWNCLISSLAQFGHSRDAVSWFRELMRSGNGLSDGSFVAVLPSFGLPEQVHGVMKKIGMDSISAVANAFLNSYCTCGAIDVAKKLFDEIMFRDVVCWNTMITGFARSHVPERAFELFLSMQRQGIFPNEITFASVLYACTVIDGHELGRFVHAKVIKHDLSTSVFVNTSLVGFYANCISRGDAHKVLEGVPGNSTTCWNALISGHSGCDDPTCLVIVRDMLRSGIKPNEVTFSSSLKDPSLFDLQQVHSLVIRLGHGGNDYVSSAIISSYASHGIIFDALSYGVALDPDSCSVSMNVLVGVCNKARMYQETKDLLLHKQDRDTISWSILITACARNGDFVEAFGFFRQMRIFGHRFDNYVSVSLLSICTKNNSLYLGKLIHGLIIKTNSSCSDSYVDNMLLDMYAKCGRIEDCLRVFEEMEDRNLISWTTVISGLGLNGFSRKALALFKAMEKDGCKPDKVAILAVLSSCRHGRLVQEGMEIFKNMKADYSIEADMEHYICVVDMLCKCGYLKEAEVVIRGMPFQPSTVIWRTFLQGCKTYGVTEA from the exons ATGCCGCGTCCGAGCCCGCCGCTCTCCGCGTCCCTTTTCAATTCCCTCATCGcatcccgcgcccgcgccggtcGCGTGGTCGACGCCCTCTCGCTCCTCGCGCGCATGCTCCCTGCCGGCGTCGCCCCGACCGCGTTCACCTTCGCACCGATCCTCGCCTCGCCTTCCGCCACCGCCTGCTGTGCCGCGCAGCTGCACCCGCACATTCTCAAGAGGGGCCTGCTCCACTGCGAGCCCTACTCGGGGACCTCGCTAGTGGGGTTCTTTGGGCGGAGAGGACAGTTCGACGAGGCGCTCAAGGTGTTCGGTGAAATGACCGTGAGGAGCGTTGTCACCTGGAACTGTCTCATCTCTTCGTTGGCACAGTTTGGACACAGCCGCGATGCAGTGTCCTGGTTCAGGGAGCTCATGAGAAGCGGCAATGGCTTGTCAGATGGCTCGTTTGTTGCAGTATTGCCTTCGTTTGGTTTGCCAGAGCAAGTTCATGGTGTAATGAAGAAAATTGGAATGGATTCCATCTCAGCAGTTGCAAATGCATTTCTGAATTCATACTGTACTTGCGGTGCAATAGATGTGGCAAAGAAGCTATTCGATGAGATAATGTTTAGAGATGTGGTTTGTTGGAATACAATGATAACTGGTTTTGCAAGGAGTCATGTCCCAGAGAGAGCTTTTGAGCTTTTCTTGAGTATGCAACGTCAGGGGATTTTTCCAAATGAAATTACATTTGCTAGTGTTCTCTATGCTTGCACCGTTATAGATGGACACGAACTTGGGAGGTTTGTTCACGCAAAAGTTATCAAGCACGATCTCAGCACAAGTGTGTTCGTGAACACTTCATTGGTTGGTTTCTATGCAAATTGTATTAGTAGGGGGGATGCTCATAAAGTGCTTGAAGGGGTTCCTGGAAATAGCACCACGTGTTGGAATGCTCTGATTTCTGGTCACTCTGGTTGTGATGATCCAACTTGTTTGGTTATTGTGAGAGACATGCTGCGATCAGGGATTAAACCGAATGAAGTTACTTTTTCTTCATCTCTCAAGGATCCATCACTTTTTGATCTCCAGCAGGTTCACTCATTGGTCATAAGATTGGGTCATGGTGGTAATGACTATGTTTCAAGTGCTATCATATCATCGTATGCTTCACATGGCATTATTTTTGATGCCTTGTCTTATGGAGTTGCACTGGATCCAGACTCATGTAGTGTCTCTATGAATGTTTTAGTTGGCGTCTGTAACAAAGCTCGCATGTACCAAGAAACTAAGGACCTACTTCTACATAAGCAAGATCGAGATACTATTTCATGGAGCATACTTATTACTGCTTGCGCACGGAATGGTGATTTCGTTGAAGCTTTTGGATTTTTCAGGCAGATGAGAATTTTTGGGCACCGTTTCGATAATTATGTATCTGTGAGCCTGCTGAGCATTTGTACCAAAAACAACAGCCTTTATCTTGGTAAATTGATTCATGGGCTTATCATCAAGACCAATTCCAGTTGCTCTGACAGTTATGTTGATAATATGTTGCTAGATATGTATGCTAAATGTGGTAGAATTGAAGACTGTCTCAGAGTCTTTGAGGAAATGGAAGACAGGAACCTTATATCATGGACAACTGTGATTTCTGGACTTGGACTTAATGGT TTTTCTCGTAAGGCCTTGGCATTGTTTAAAGCCATGGAAAAGGACGGCTGCAAACCTGACAAAGTAGCAATTCTAGCAGTCCTGTCATCTTGTAGACATGGTAGACTTGTGCAGGAGGGGATGGAGATATTCAAAAATATGAAAGCTGATTATTCAATTGAAGCTGATATGGAGCATTACATTTGTGTGGTTGACATGCTATGCAAGTGTGGTTATTTGAAGGAAGCTGAGGTCGTGATTAGAGGCATGCCTTTCCAACCAAGCACTGTCATATGGCGCACATTCCTCCAAGGATGCAAGACATATGGTGTAACAGAGGCATAA